In one window of Mus pahari chromosome 3, PAHARI_EIJ_v1.1, whole genome shotgun sequence DNA:
- the Adnp gene encoding activity-dependent neuroprotector homeobox protein, whose amino-acid sequence MGPRRDPQCSHLTDCRGVLRPAASASAGGAAARGRHPERRAARPPPPAXPPATVKPRPHARRRPPPLLCLHRPRRRPPLCCARRAPRQQPRPRLEPEPEPERDEARGASSPPSPCRRPPAAGPWGTPAPRTPRGRAKDFKQFEPNDFYLKNTTWEDVGLWDPSLTKNQDYRTKPFCCSACPFSSKFFSAYKSHFRNVHSEDFENRILLNCPYCTFNADKKTLETHIKIFHAPNSSAPSSSLSTFKDKNKNDGLKPKQADNVEQAVYYCKKCTYRDPLYEIVRKHIYREHFQHVAAPYIAKAGEKSLNGAVSLGTNAREECNIHCKRCLFMPKSYEALVQHVIEDHERIGYQVTAMIGHTNVVVPRAKPLMLIAPKPQDKKGMGLPPRISSLASGNVKTVDKKLNLGKEDDSFSDSFEHLEEESNGSGSPFDPVFEVEPKIPSDNLEEPVLKVIPEDALESEKLDQKEEEEDXSKYETIHLTEEPAKLMXDASDSEVDQDDVVEWKDGASSSESGRGSRQISXFEDNTSELKPRTWADESSQSKDARSSKPAAKKGATVQDDTEQLKWKNSSYGKVEGFWSKDQSQWENASENAERLPNPQIEWQNSTIDSEDGEQFDSMTDGVADPMHGSLTGVKLSSQQA is encoded by the exons ATGGGCCCGCGCAGGGATCCCCAGTGCAGCCACCTGACTGATTGTCGAGGCGTGCTGCGGCCCGCTGCTTCTGCCTCCGCCGGCGGCGCTGCGGCCAGAGGAAGGCACCCAGAGCGCA GAGCCGcgcggccgccgccgcccgcccNCCCGCCCGCGACGGTGAAGCCGCGGCCCCACGCCCGCCGCCGCCCTCCGCCCCTCCTTTGTCTGCACCGCCCGCGCCGCCGCCCGCCGCTCTGCTGCGCCCGCCGCGCCCCCCGGCAGCAGCCGCGGCCGCGGCtcgagccggagccggagcccgAGCGCGACGAGGCCCGGGGCGCGTCCTCGCCGCCATCGCCGTGCCGCCGTCCACCCGCCGCCGGGCCCTGGGGCACGCCGGCCCCGCGCACGCCTCGAGGCCGAGCCAAG GATTTTAAACAGTTTGAACCTAATgacttttatttgaaaaacacTACATGGGAGGATGTAGGACTGTGGGACCCTTCTCTTACGAAAAATCAG gactATCGGACAAAACCTTTTTGCTGCAGTGCTTGTCCGTTTTCCTCAAAATTCTTCTCTGCCTACAAAAGTCATTTCCGGAATGTTCATAGTGAAGACTTTGAAAATAGGATTCTCCTTAACTGCCCTTACTGTACCTTCAATGCAGATAAAAAGACTTTggaaacacacattaaaatatttcatgctCCAAACTCCAGCGCACCAAGTAGCAGCCTCAGCACtttcaaagataaaaacaaaaacgatGGCCTTAAACCTAAGCAGGCTGACAATGTAGAGCAAGCCGTGTATTACTGCAAGAAGTGCACTTACCGAGACCCTCTCTATGAGATCGTCAGGAAGCACATCTACAGGGAACATTTTCAACATGTGGCAGCACCCTACAtagcaaaggcaggagaaaaatCACTCAATGGTGCAGTCTCCCTGGGCACAAATGCCCGAGAAGAGTGTAACATCCACTGCAAGCGATGCCTTTTCATGCCCAAGTCCTATGAAGCTTTGGTACAGCATGTCATTGAGGACCATGAACGGATAGGCTATCAGGTCACTGCCATGATCGGACACACAAATGTTGTAGTTCCCCGAGCCAAGCCCTTGATGCTGATTGCTCCCAAGCCTCAAGACAAAAAGGGCATGGGACTCCCACCACGAATCAGCTCCCTTGCTTCTGGAAATGT CAAGACTGTTGACAAAAAGCTTAACCTTGGGAAAGAAGATGACAGCTTCTCNGACAGTTTTGAACATTTGGAAGAAGAATCCAATGGAAGTGGGAGTCCTTTTGACCCTGTCTTTGAAGTTGAGCCTAAAATTCCCAGTGATAATTTAGAGGAGCCTGTACTGAAGGTAATTCCTGAAGATGCTTTGGAATCTGAGAAGCTAGAccaaaaagaggaggaggaggatNGTTCAAAATATGAAACTATCCATTTGACTGAGGAACCAGCTAAACTAATGNATGATGCCTCTGATAGTGAGGTAGACCAAGATGATGTAGTTGAGTGGAAAGATGGTGCTTCATCATCTGAGAGTGGACGTGGTTCCCGACAAATCTCAGANTTTGAGGATAATACAAGTGAATTGAAACCAAGAACCTGGGCTGATGAGTCTTCCCAGAGTAAAGATGCAAGGAGCAGTAAGCCAGCTGCCAAAAAAGG GGCTACAGTGCAAGATGACACAGAGCAGTTAAAATGGAAGAATAGTTCCTATGGAAAAGTTGAAGGGTTTTGGTCCAAGGACCAGTCACAGTGGGAAAATGCATCTGAGAATGCAGAGCGCTTACCAAACCCACAGATTGAGTGGCAGAATAGCACAATTGACAGTGAGGATGGGGAGCAGTTCGATAGCATGACTGATGGAGTTGCTGATCCCATGCATGGCAGCTTAACTGGAGTGAAGCTGAGCAGCCAGCAAGCCTGA